One window from the genome of Bdellovibrio sp. NC01 encodes:
- a CDS encoding SOS response-associated peptidase family protein: protein MVKQQIKSLGVKYEARIDYELLQNMFYRRLSDERIKICKALEAEFDDAENSEEREIQKLIQAYRKVKLKELELDLEKQEKRLKAAEEALALKETKKFLNEKRIATNHIEKNTARIKGMKRSELIPTDSRVFPMTYAPIIVRENDENVIKLARYHCRPADKPESIDIKYNGLYNARRDNLGNAFWRDLFGHKHGFFVVQSFYENVSSLDYKVASATRPQASSSAAIPPEDKNLIVQFTPKGNHDLKIACLYDLWGTSPEDSFYSFAALTHEPTPEISQTGHDRLIIALKDENLEPWLSPEQMTKVELEAILDDPEHHIYEHVLS, encoded by the coding sequence ATGGTGAAGCAACAGATTAAATCTCTTGGGGTCAAGTACGAGGCTCGTATTGACTATGAGCTTTTGCAGAATATGTTTTATCGTCGTCTTTCAGATGAGCGCATTAAGATTTGTAAAGCTTTAGAGGCTGAGTTTGATGATGCTGAAAATTCTGAAGAGCGCGAAATTCAAAAGCTCATTCAAGCTTACCGCAAAGTGAAACTCAAAGAACTTGAACTTGATCTTGAAAAACAAGAAAAACGCCTAAAAGCTGCCGAAGAGGCTCTTGCTCTGAAAGAAACCAAAAAGTTTCTCAACGAAAAGCGCATTGCTACAAATCACATCGAAAAAAATACTGCACGCATTAAAGGAATGAAGAGATCTGAGCTCATCCCTACTGATTCACGTGTTTTTCCTATGACCTATGCGCCGATTATAGTTCGTGAAAATGATGAGAACGTTATTAAGCTTGCTCGTTATCATTGCAGACCGGCTGATAAGCCTGAGAGTATTGATATCAAGTACAACGGCCTCTACAATGCTCGTCGGGATAATTTAGGAAATGCGTTTTGGCGTGATCTCTTTGGGCATAAGCATGGATTCTTTGTTGTTCAGAGTTTCTACGAAAACGTATCTTCATTAGATTATAAAGTTGCATCAGCTACCCGCCCCCAGGCGTCCAGCTCTGCGGCGATCCCGCCGGAAGACAAAAACCTCATAGTTCAGTTTACTCCTAAAGGAAATCACGATCTCAAAATTGCGTGCCTTTATGATCTTTGGGGAACATCTCCTGAAGATTCGTTTTACTCGTTCGCGGCACTCACTCATGAACCCACTCCGGAGATTTCCCAAACTGGTCATGATAGACTTATTATTGCTTTGAAAGATGAAAATCTTGAGCCTTGGCTTTCGCCCGAACAAATGACCAAGGTTGAACTTGAAGCTATTCTTGACGATCCAGAACACCACATATATGAGCACGTACTGAGTTAA
- a CDS encoding RHS repeat domain-containing protein, which produces MRNVFFKILLVILGFVTVQAAPTAAQKKIIVLNKGKGTTNYSYDFGTLGIGQLGWVILEISVNQPIQLGNLILSGSSEYKITQDGCSGKMLLGGSCEYKLEFVGTSAGVKNVSVTVLGIWQSDGSSQLFNVSGTANAMEYVIPPSDPADGDCKTGSFIRVDDQSMSESIPIFGTPFSLTYTSSFTSQYISTYTNIGTQPKFHDLGWSISGINFYDIANERLFLGSGGSAVKAKLLQPDGTYLVLGDGEVFIFDSTGKQIATKGSLTGFTKYSFIYNSNRISSITDAYGNLTNFERDSSGHLIKITTSSGLVTHLEYSADKLVKVILPNGDFYRMSYVASTELLKTFVKPNGNTTYLSYDEAGKLIQDTNDAGNITNLNMNFNYGLQGISLSTALNRETQYEMVRYPDNTYRRVKTNPDGSYEQTDISDNNSKTVETDLVRTETTYGPDIRFGSLAAIPTFESKDFGDTILNTSITQSAVGLIDPFNFTSVTTAKTTNGETLTSTFNKVQKKFIETSPAGIVTSVLINEDEKPKQIQVGTLDPIEYDYFSSGEIKSVTQGASSLSFNYDQYGYLSSVRNSRNETFTFINNLLGKVVKRISPDSRVTEFRYDKNGNITQIVTPSGISHLLEYSPNDTLISYKAPLVGGREEQTRFTYNSDNQLVELKRPDLQYVRNYYDAQTGKINEKRFSNLGVNRYYYDPDYYVLTKIDSYDGITNAFSYWGTKLASLTWTNTASQALYGSVNFTYDSHYRVASRSIAGAAGSGSPSVINYTYNGDGKVLQAGELSLGYDSFTGKLKTTQLAKVSDQRTYDSQGRIVTYSSIYTPTSGPVQTIFSYTLTRDSEGRILTKSETSLGVTTLYSYEYDSSARLTKVWKNSSLYSSYNYDLNGNRVSGYTASVPFVSIFDKQDKLVSYNQNKYFYNSNGDLSKVQMSETQSKSFRWDPLSGLRQAILADGRVLTYAHDGNHDRVRVAVNGSTSARYIYESPLKIAAQVSDQGIYGKRYMYASGTVAPDYIKSSGVNYFIVKDHLGSVRFVVNSSDGSIAQKIEYSDLGKVLVDSNKGFQAYGFAGGIYDQFTQLVKFGKREYDGETGTWLSKDPILFGGRDTNLYGYVLQDPINFTDPDGESSDAWESGELGYLIGVNLYNTYCANTKKCEQIPIDDPWTPGKAAQDLGKWTAENYLLDNSKTPGKGNTSQNSCNPKLNCCPPPENPLDKIGTTPILDMSKK; this is translated from the coding sequence ATGCGAAATGTTTTTTTTAAAATTTTATTGGTAATTTTAGGTTTTGTGACCGTACAGGCTGCCCCAACTGCGGCTCAAAAAAAAATTATAGTTTTAAATAAGGGAAAAGGAACAACTAACTATTCTTATGATTTTGGAACGTTAGGGATTGGACAGCTTGGGTGGGTGATTTTGGAAATTTCTGTTAATCAACCTATTCAACTTGGAAATCTAATTCTTAGTGGTAGTTCTGAATATAAAATTACCCAAGATGGTTGTTCCGGAAAAATGCTTCTTGGAGGATCATGTGAATATAAACTTGAGTTTGTCGGCACCTCGGCCGGCGTAAAAAATGTTTCTGTGACCGTGCTTGGTATATGGCAATCGGATGGATCATCTCAGTTGTTTAATGTTAGTGGAACTGCAAACGCGATGGAGTACGTGATACCACCAAGCGATCCGGCTGACGGAGATTGTAAGACAGGTTCATTTATTCGAGTCGATGATCAGTCAATGTCGGAATCAATTCCTATTTTTGGAACTCCGTTTTCTCTAACTTATACATCATCTTTTACTTCCCAGTATATCTCAACTTACACAAATATCGGAACTCAACCAAAGTTTCATGATTTGGGCTGGAGTATCAGTGGAATAAATTTTTATGATATAGCAAATGAAAGATTATTTTTGGGATCCGGTGGTAGCGCAGTAAAAGCTAAACTATTACAACCGGACGGGACGTATCTGGTTTTAGGGGATGGCGAGGTATTTATTTTTGATTCGACAGGCAAGCAGATTGCTACAAAAGGTTCATTAACTGGTTTTACAAAATATTCGTTCATATACAATTCAAATCGAATCAGCTCTATAACTGATGCTTATGGCAACCTTACCAACTTTGAACGTGATTCAAGTGGGCATTTAATTAAAATCACCACTTCATCAGGATTGGTAACTCACTTAGAGTATTCTGCAGATAAACTTGTGAAAGTGATTCTTCCAAACGGCGACTTTTATCGAATGTCATATGTAGCTAGTACCGAGCTTTTAAAAACTTTTGTTAAGCCAAATGGAAACACAACATATCTAAGTTATGACGAAGCTGGAAAATTAATCCAAGATACTAATGATGCCGGAAATATTACGAATCTAAACATGAACTTTAATTATGGATTGCAAGGAATTTCACTGTCTACTGCTCTTAACAGAGAAACCCAGTACGAAATGGTGAGATATCCCGATAACACTTATCGCCGTGTTAAAACGAATCCAGATGGTTCATATGAGCAAACTGACATAAGTGATAATAACTCAAAGACTGTTGAAACTGATTTGGTTAGAACTGAAACAACTTATGGCCCTGATATTAGATTTGGTTCGCTCGCAGCTATTCCAACTTTTGAGTCCAAGGATTTTGGTGATACGATTCTAAACACATCGATTACACAAAGTGCTGTCGGACTAATTGATCCATTTAATTTTACATCCGTTACTACGGCTAAAACTACAAATGGTGAAACGCTAACTTCTACTTTTAATAAGGTGCAAAAAAAATTTATTGAGACTAGCCCCGCTGGAATTGTAACCAGCGTTTTAATAAATGAAGACGAAAAACCAAAACAAATTCAAGTTGGAACTCTCGATCCAATTGAATACGACTATTTTTCTTCTGGAGAAATTAAATCTGTAACTCAAGGCGCTAGCTCTTTAAGCTTTAATTACGATCAATATGGGTATTTGTCTTCTGTGCGAAATTCTCGAAATGAGACTTTTACTTTCATAAATAATTTACTGGGAAAGGTCGTTAAAAGAATTTCTCCAGATAGTAGAGTGACCGAATTTAGATATGATAAGAATGGTAATATAACGCAAATTGTGACACCTTCAGGGATAAGTCATTTATTAGAATATAGTCCAAACGATACATTGATTTCTTATAAAGCACCTCTTGTTGGTGGCCGCGAAGAACAAACTAGGTTTACTTATAATAGTGACAACCAATTAGTTGAATTAAAACGTCCTGATTTGCAGTACGTGAGAAACTACTACGATGCGCAGACCGGAAAGATTAATGAAAAAAGATTTTCTAATCTAGGTGTTAACAGATATTATTACGATCCAGACTATTACGTTCTTACTAAAATTGATTCTTATGATGGCATTACAAATGCTTTTTCTTATTGGGGTACAAAACTTGCTAGTCTGACTTGGACAAATACAGCATCGCAAGCATTGTATGGTTCGGTAAACTTCACCTACGATTCGCACTATAGAGTGGCGTCTAGATCAATCGCTGGAGCTGCGGGTTCGGGATCTCCTTCGGTGATTAATTACACCTACAATGGTGATGGAAAAGTTCTTCAGGCAGGTGAGCTGAGTCTTGGATATGACTCTTTCACTGGAAAATTAAAAACTACACAGTTAGCGAAAGTTTCTGATCAAAGAACTTATGATTCTCAGGGCAGGATTGTTACTTACAGTTCTATTTACACGCCAACTTCTGGCCCTGTTCAAACTATTTTCTCATATACCTTGACGAGAGATTCGGAAGGGCGAATTTTAACTAAATCAGAAACCAGTTTGGGTGTGACCACTCTATACTCATATGAGTATGATAGTTCTGCCAGACTTACCAAAGTATGGAAAAATAGCTCCCTTTATTCGTCATACAATTATGATCTTAATGGCAACAGAGTCAGTGGGTACACTGCCTCTGTTCCATTCGTGTCGATTTTCGACAAGCAAGATAAACTAGTGAGTTATAATCAAAATAAATATTTTTATAACTCAAATGGTGACTTGTCGAAAGTGCAAATGTCGGAAACACAATCTAAGTCGTTCAGGTGGGATCCTCTAAGTGGATTGAGGCAAGCGATTTTGGCGGATGGCAGAGTTCTTACTTACGCCCACGACGGTAATCATGACCGTGTTAGAGTCGCTGTTAATGGTTCTACGAGCGCGCGTTATATTTACGAGTCTCCTCTTAAAATTGCGGCACAAGTAAGCGATCAAGGTATTTATGGAAAGCGGTACATGTATGCTTCAGGTACTGTGGCGCCCGACTACATAAAAAGCTCAGGTGTAAATTATTTTATAGTTAAAGACCACCTTGGATCTGTGCGTTTTGTGGTAAATAGTTCTGATGGATCAATAGCCCAAAAAATAGAGTATTCTGATCTTGGCAAGGTTTTGGTTGATAGCAATAAGGGCTTTCAAGCATATGGTTTTGCTGGTGGCATTTACGATCAGTTCACTCAGCTCGTAAAATTCGGAAAACGTGAATATGATGGAGAAACTGGCACGTGGTTAAGTAAAGATCCAATTTTGTTTGGAGGACGAGATACTAATCTGTATGGTTACGTCTTGCAAGACCCGATCAATTTCACGGATCCCGACGGTGAATCGTCTGATGCTTGGGAATCCGGAGAATTAGGATATTTAATTGGAGTCAATCTTTATAATACATATTGTGCAAACACTAAAAAATGCGAACAGATTCCGATTGATGATCCGTGGACACCTGGGAAGGCTGCCCAAGATCTCGGTAAGTGGACAGCTGAAAATTATTTGCTCGACAATTCAAAGACACCAGGTAAAGGAAATACATCTCAAAATAGCTGTAATCCTAAATTAAATTGTTGTCCCCCGCCTGAAAATCCGTTGGATAAGATAGGGACTACACCTATTCTTGACATGTCAAAGAAGTAA
- a CDS encoding FG-GAP repeat protein, with protein MIPPHYWIWFLIPTAILIFLFTFKYFFKPKPILITGGVLIISIFIAAVSTVMSYELREIPMYYQPKSWKKVANFGLFNADNKWRYDDKNGPYINVSGDFNGDGITDLAEITANREMTEIAVYVFWNCNRNSTPTLAIHDELPAAEMGIELYKPGTYQTACGKGYFECTDGDTPTVTFKYDAINLFKYESANSSLYWNPKTQKFDQHYMSD; from the coding sequence ATGATTCCACCTCATTACTGGATTTGGTTTTTGATACCCACCGCAATCTTGATTTTCCTTTTTACGTTTAAATATTTCTTTAAGCCGAAGCCCATACTCATAACTGGTGGTGTTCTCATAATAAGTATTTTTATCGCAGCTGTTTCAACTGTGATGAGTTATGAGCTTCGAGAAATACCTATGTATTATCAACCAAAATCGTGGAAAAAGGTCGCAAACTTTGGATTGTTCAATGCAGATAATAAATGGCGTTACGACGATAAGAACGGGCCATACATAAACGTTTCTGGAGACTTTAATGGTGATGGTATAACTGATTTAGCAGAAATAACTGCAAATCGTGAGATGACTGAAATTGCAGTTTACGTGTTTTGGAATTGCAATAGAAATTCTACTCCTACATTAGCGATTCATGACGAACTCCCAGCAGCTGAAATGGGAATCGAACTTTATAAACCTGGTACATATCAAACAGCTTGTGGTAAAGGGTATTTTGAATGTACTGACGGTGATACTCCAACTGTTACATTTAAATACGACGCAATTAATCTCTTTAAATATGAAAGTGCAAATTCATCTTTATATTGGAATCCTAAAACGCAAAAGTTCGATCAACACTATATGAGTGACTAG
- a CDS encoding NADAR family protein codes for MRSYISEQCIVFWKTKEQYGGLSNMAGGFPVVVNGLRISTVEALYQACKFSDYPRIQQAIFDQSSPIFAKKVTKPHQDKIRANWENEKIQIMRWCLRVKLYQNWDKFSELLKSTGNKSIVEYSDKDNFWGAMPVGDGVLEGTNALGRLLMQLREDMKRPNGFSESSVVPPFRNLKILGRGIQPIEKISGEPQGSFEF; via the coding sequence TTGAGAAGTTACATTTCAGAGCAGTGCATTGTTTTCTGGAAAACCAAGGAACAATATGGTGGTCTATCAAATATGGCTGGAGGATTTCCCGTTGTAGTTAACGGTTTGCGAATTTCAACAGTTGAGGCGCTCTATCAAGCATGTAAATTTTCTGACTATCCTCGAATTCAGCAAGCGATCTTTGATCAGTCGAGTCCCATTTTTGCGAAAAAGGTAACGAAGCCTCATCAGGATAAAATCCGCGCAAATTGGGAGAATGAAAAGATTCAAATAATGAGGTGGTGCCTTAGAGTTAAGCTTTATCAAAACTGGGATAAGTTTTCAGAACTGTTAAAATCCACGGGCAATAAATCAATTGTTGAGTATTCTGATAAGGATAATTTTTGGGGAGCAATGCCAGTAGGAGACGGAGTCCTTGAAGGGACAAATGCTCTTGGTAGACTACTTATGCAACTTAGAGAAGACATGAAGAGACCTAATGGTTTCTCGGAGTCGAGTGTTGTTCCACCGTTTAGGAATCTAAAGATTCTTGGTCGTGGAATTCAACCTATTGAGAAGATTTCTGGGGAGCCGCAGGGTTCATTTGAATTTTAA
- a CDS encoding murein L,D-transpeptidase family protein produces the protein MKLLGKKTVADRVYQYEANVNSKLRPFFEAAHATYPPQDVVLLYIKSQKTLSLFAKDLTNNFVLIKTYTVLAASGKSGPKLREGDYQVPEGVYGVEGLNPNSEYHLALRVNYPNADDLRHAHDDGRTKLGGDIMIHGSDASIGCLAMGDEAIEELFVLAAKSNYRKWQLIFAPVDFRKGEVAPPPRFAASWIPDRYAEIAKEMSKLP, from the coding sequence ATGAAGCTCCTCGGCAAGAAAACAGTTGCTGACCGTGTTTATCAATACGAGGCAAATGTAAACTCTAAACTCCGTCCATTCTTTGAAGCTGCTCACGCTACCTACCCGCCACAAGATGTAGTCCTTCTTTATATCAAATCGCAAAAGACTCTTTCTCTTTTCGCAAAAGATCTAACGAACAACTTTGTTCTTATAAAAACTTATACAGTATTAGCTGCTAGCGGAAAATCAGGTCCGAAACTTCGCGAAGGCGATTATCAAGTTCCTGAAGGCGTTTATGGCGTCGAAGGACTTAATCCCAATAGTGAATACCATCTGGCACTTCGAGTGAACTACCCGAACGCTGATGATCTGAGACACGCACATGATGATGGCAGGACTAAATTGGGTGGAGACATCATGATTCATGGGAGTGATGCTTCCATTGGATGTCTGGCTATGGGTGATGAAGCTATTGAAGAGTTATTTGTACTTGCGGCTAAATCGAATTATCGCAAGTGGCAGTTGATCTTTGCGCCAGTTGATTTCAGGAAAGGTGAAGTAGCGCCGCCACCAAGATTTGCGGCGTCTTGGATTCCAGATCGCTATGCAGAGATAGCGAAAGAGATGTCTAAACTTCCTTAG
- a CDS encoding RHS repeat domain-containing protein, with amino-acid sequence MKFAVISLLVLFSASLSQAVEQDIQVVPYADAYAGMMDDCRTNPDAHCSQVTHPTGHGTAAGCMVSGTMHIRETFDYYANIYAFMYDWTNNCQQTVKVRIKAGNQWGRSVDVPVGHYAVVVGYDSASEVPTLASFELNSNGGNPAPKPQPSPTPTPPPVTNLPIPGNVPGACQPGVSNPNIPGHSVVNAINMSVSEEIPLAGVPFTLTYSSDRIRPGQSFNPKKLGLGGWLPSIYKFADFAHGRIYQGANGVRFFNRYNDFDDTRIVFSQDGLTKDQFDAATGNLRKSSHYSSFMDISSFSYFDDGRISSAGLITAGAAAFKYTQSGGIISGYGPYVTKFELDAKGNLASVTNPLGETYRMTYDDRGLLTSFQKPGGQVSRMSYDKDGNLIRDEGDGGSFISLTKTSSNEGNVVEAKNALGQKSTFLTQQLNGGITMSTMTEPSGAVSKTASAFNGQGYITAYGSVYEANFKDDPNFGSNMPTVSSRFQVPNTNINLRVVQARSDNLHRPAGMTWYYDDRTTSYTFQNDAKRTYVTTFNRKANSEVSKTPSGRTIKIQLVDRHFLPSTVAVGTIAPVKFEYWGDKVSSVSQNGVVLLKNTYDQNQFLNSVTDAFGRQTQFSYDLAARVTGITLPDQAKIAMTYDPNGNLSSITPPGKASHSFGYNVFGLVGKYLPPSINAKISGATIYDYNVNKQVTSVTRADGAKISLNYDPASSFLTSLNTPLGAYKIDYVPKTDLIQSIQTPDAQNISYKYAANYPLQVATSGEFNSVLKLDYNADATVASYSVSDSSGVPTKVGFAYDLDMLPVGVGNLKLTRNDFAAVNATTLGKVMSAIKYDVTGKLVSDSYSNGKAALYSLSSTLDKVGRIASKTETLGSAKLSSQFEYDLQGRLVKATSNGVTRTYTYDANGNRLKYTSGTTSYVGTYDEQDRLVSYGNSKFEYNDNGDLLLRTDLNPATKEEKVTSYTYDVFGNLRSVKLPDGGVIDYVIDGLNRRVGKKINGKLVQGFIYLNQLQIAAEVDGTGRISKTFVYGTKVNVPDYVNYNGKQYRIISDQVGTPKMIVDSVTGSVVEQFSYDEFGNNLDGKVSAIIPFGFAGGINDSDTGLVRFGARDYSPVIGRWTNKDPIGFAGGQGNLYAYVGNDPVNFIDPSGHFGLAGALIGGAFGAASGYLGALIADPKAKPEQIWNSVLTGALTGAAVGSGAWLGEVLVGGGVATAIGGGLGGFGGSALGQRYFQGKIDWAAAGLSGIFGSLGVAGSGALTTGMLPSAAAAVDIGVSTALMPMELGLGAIPGNSVCH; translated from the coding sequence ATGAAATTTGCTGTGATTTCTTTATTGGTGTTATTTTCAGCCTCTCTTTCTCAAGCTGTTGAACAGGATATTCAAGTTGTTCCTTACGCAGATGCTTACGCGGGAATGATGGATGATTGTAGAACGAATCCTGATGCCCACTGTAGTCAGGTTACTCATCCTACAGGTCACGGTACGGCTGCGGGTTGTATGGTGTCAGGCACGATGCATATACGTGAAACATTCGACTATTATGCAAATATTTATGCATTTATGTATGACTGGACGAACAATTGTCAGCAGACGGTAAAGGTGCGAATCAAAGCTGGAAATCAATGGGGAAGATCTGTTGATGTTCCTGTCGGCCATTACGCGGTTGTTGTGGGGTATGATTCTGCAAGTGAGGTACCTACATTAGCAAGCTTCGAGCTTAATTCAAATGGCGGGAACCCAGCGCCAAAACCTCAACCCTCTCCAACACCAACTCCTCCTCCGGTAACCAACTTGCCAATTCCAGGAAATGTGCCCGGCGCTTGTCAGCCTGGCGTAAGTAATCCAAACATTCCCGGCCACTCCGTTGTTAATGCGATTAACATGTCAGTCTCGGAGGAGATCCCTCTAGCGGGAGTTCCATTTACACTTACATATTCAAGTGATCGTATTCGTCCAGGACAAAGCTTCAATCCTAAGAAGTTAGGACTGGGGGGGTGGTTACCATCCATTTACAAATTTGCTGATTTTGCTCACGGACGAATTTACCAAGGTGCCAACGGAGTTCGCTTCTTTAATCGCTACAACGATTTTGATGATACGAGAATTGTCTTCTCTCAAGATGGTTTAACTAAGGATCAATTTGATGCTGCTACCGGAAATCTTCGTAAATCCAGTCATTATTCTTCATTCATGGACATCAGCAGTTTTAGCTATTTCGACGATGGACGCATTAGTTCGGCAGGCTTGATAACCGCGGGCGCTGCCGCGTTTAAATACACACAAAGTGGTGGCATTATTTCTGGTTATGGTCCTTACGTAACTAAGTTTGAATTAGATGCTAAAGGCAATCTTGCTTCAGTCACAAATCCACTTGGTGAAACGTACCGTATGACTTACGACGACAGAGGTTTGCTCACGTCATTTCAAAAGCCAGGTGGGCAAGTCTCAAGAATGTCATATGATAAAGATGGTAACTTAATCCGCGATGAAGGTGATGGTGGAAGCTTCATCTCCTTAACAAAGACTTCTTCAAACGAAGGAAACGTCGTAGAAGCAAAAAATGCTTTGGGTCAGAAGTCCACTTTTCTCACTCAACAGTTGAATGGTGGTATCACTATGTCGACGATGACAGAACCATCTGGTGCGGTTTCTAAGACTGCGTCTGCATTTAATGGGCAGGGTTACATTACCGCTTACGGTTCAGTCTATGAAGCTAACTTTAAAGATGATCCGAATTTTGGCAGTAATATGCCCACAGTGTCCTCGCGCTTTCAAGTTCCAAACACCAATATCAACCTAAGAGTCGTTCAGGCAAGATCAGATAATTTGCACCGTCCAGCTGGGATGACTTGGTATTACGACGATCGTACAACGAGCTATACATTTCAAAATGATGCAAAACGCACTTATGTGACGACATTTAATCGTAAGGCAAATTCTGAAGTTTCAAAGACTCCTTCAGGAAGAACTATAAAAATCCAGCTAGTTGATCGTCATTTCTTGCCGTCGACAGTTGCGGTTGGAACCATCGCGCCAGTAAAATTTGAATACTGGGGAGATAAGGTATCTTCGGTTAGCCAAAATGGTGTCGTATTATTAAAGAACACTTACGATCAAAATCAGTTTCTAAACAGCGTTACTGATGCATTCGGACGGCAAACTCAGTTTTCTTATGATTTGGCAGCAAGAGTGACTGGTATCACACTTCCTGATCAAGCTAAGATTGCAATGACATATGATCCAAATGGAAATCTCTCAAGCATCACGCCTCCTGGTAAGGCTTCGCATTCTTTTGGATATAACGTTTTTGGCTTAGTTGGAAAATACCTTCCACCTTCCATCAACGCAAAAATCTCTGGTGCGACGATTTATGACTACAACGTCAATAAGCAAGTGACATCGGTCACAAGAGCTGATGGCGCAAAGATCTCATTAAACTATGATCCTGCTTCATCATTCTTAACTTCATTGAACACTCCTCTTGGTGCTTACAAAATTGATTACGTTCCGAAGACTGATTTGATTCAAAGTATCCAAACCCCAGATGCGCAAAATATTTCATACAAGTATGCAGCAAACTATCCTCTTCAAGTTGCAACTTCAGGTGAATTCAATTCAGTTTTGAAGCTGGACTACAACGCAGACGCAACAGTTGCGTCATACTCGGTGAGTGACTCATCAGGTGTTCCTACTAAAGTGGGATTTGCATATGATCTCGATATGCTCCCAGTTGGAGTTGGTAACCTAAAGCTTACTCGTAATGATTTTGCAGCTGTGAATGCAACCACACTTGGTAAAGTTATGAGTGCCATTAAGTATGATGTAACGGGAAAACTAGTTTCTGACTCTTACTCAAACGGCAAAGCGGCTTTATACTCGCTTTCAAGCACCTTGGATAAAGTCGGTCGTATTGCTTCAAAAACAGAAACACTTGGGTCTGCAAAATTGTCTTCGCAATTTGAATATGATCTGCAGGGTCGTTTAGTTAAGGCGACATCAAACGGTGTTACACGTACTTACACATATGATGCTAATGGAAATCGCTTAAAGTACACGAGTGGCACAACATCGTATGTTGGAACATATGATGAGCAAGATCGTTTAGTGTCATATGGTAATTCAAAATTTGAGTACAACGATAACGGCGATCTTCTTCTTCGCACAGATTTAAATCCAGCGACGAAGGAGGAAAAAGTAACTAGTTATACATATGACGTCTTCGGAAATCTTCGTTCAGTTAAATTGCCAGACGGAGGAGTGATTGACTATGTTATTGATGGTTTGAACCGCCGTGTTGGCAAAAAGATTAACGGAAAGTTAGTTCAAGGTTTTATCTATTTAAATCAATTGCAGATCGCGGCTGAAGTTGATGGAACGGGTCGTATCTCAAAAACTTTCGTATACGGCACAAAAGTAAACGTACCAGATTACGTAAATTATAACGGCAAACAGTATCGCATCATCTCAGATCAAGTTGGAACTCCAAAGATGATCGTAGACTCAGTAACTGGTTCAGTCGTCGAGCAATTTAGTTACGATGAGTTCGGTAACAATTTAGATGGCAAGGTAAGTGCGATCATTCCATTCGGTTTTGCCGGTGGTATTAACGATTCAGATACTGGACTTGTGAGATTCGGAGCTCGTGACTATTCGCCAGTGATTGGTCGTTGGACGAATAAAGATCCGATTGGTTTTGCTGGTGGCCAGGGTAATTTGTACGCTTATGTGGGGAATGATCCTGTTAACTTTATCGATCCGAGTGGACATTTTGGGCTTGCCGGAGCTCTGATTGGTGGCGCGTTTGGTGCGGCCAGTGGATATCTCGGTGCTCTAATAGCAGACCCAAAAGCAAAACCGGAGCAAATCTGGAATAGCGTGCTTACTGGTGCGCTGACGGGGGCAGCTGTCGGTTCAGGGGCATGGCTTGGTGAGGTGTTGGTTGGTGGTGGAGTAGCAACTGCTATCGGCGGTGGTCTTGGAGGCTTCGGTGGAAGCGCTTTAGGACAACGATATTTTCAAGGAAAAATTGATTGGGCTGCGGCTGGACTGTCTGGCATTTTTGGTAGTTTAGGTGTCGCCGGTTCTGGAGCACTCACAACCGGAATGTTGCCTTCGGCTGCAGCAGCGGTAGATATTGGGGTTTCTACTGCCTTGATGCCAATGGAGCTTGGGTTGGGTGCAATTCCTGGAAATAGTGTTTGTCATTAA
- a CDS encoding helix-turn-helix transcriptional regulator translates to MKGASILAKFLKEKRVASGMSQKEVADKLGYTTPQFISNWERGVSSPPINAIKQLGVMYKVKSEDLFEVVLAEEIRITTETLKRKFKLAR, encoded by the coding sequence ATGAAGGGCGCAAGTATTCTAGCGAAGTTCTTAAAAGAGAAACGTGTCGCAAGTGGTATGTCGCAAAAGGAAGTGGCAGATAAGCTTGGTTATACGACTCCGCAGTTTATTTCAAACTGGGAGCGCGGAGTTTCTTCTCCACCGATCAACGCCATCAAACAGCTCGGCGTCATGTATAAGGTGAAGTCAGAAGACTTGTTCGAAGTGGTACTGGCTGAAGAAATCAGAATCACCACTGAAACCCTCAAGCGCAAGTTCAAACTTGCTCGATAG